The genomic DNA aatacggaatggccatgaaataggccaaaagtttagcagcacaagggcccactgacatctgggcccaccgggagttttcctggtatcctggtgggccagcccGACACTGTATAacttcctttctattgttctgattgaaaatgatCAGAATGGCCGGAAGTAAAGTGGAACTGCACTGGACAACATGGGGCATCTCTAGATGAAGGGTAATTGACAGTAAATagatacattacccaaactctctgtagcctcttcatgatggccttcctgaCCCGTTTTTGGAGGGTCAGCCTTTCCCCCACCGGAGGATGAGCAGCTTCCTGCAGTTTCTTCTCCTTCTCCGAGAATGTCATGCCAAGCTGGAGAAGGTGAGATTGGACAGTCTGCGAGCGAAGGGGAAACACAAGGataggaaagaaaggagacagttatgattatgcccagggccgccattagaaattatggggccccgtacaacaaaacttttggggcccctggcacccaagccccacccctgatcccacccactccacatcacagttaaaagaccacacagacatcagcgctaaaaaagtaacccccacacatacaagttataaaaagctattgatggtcaggtcccccttataggttaaaaaaaaaaaatgttggcgccagggccccccataaaagttttttttaaacttgcaagTGGTTGAATATCCAAGAAAAGCATCAGAGACAGTGATCAGGGAACTTACATTCTGCAGCCGCAGATACTCCAGATGCTGCCTCCATATTTGCTGCTCTGTTGGTGTctcctgtggaagaagagagtcaatgttaagcaCTGCTTTGCACCAATGCCATTATTTTGTCCATGTGGCCCCTTGAAACAAAACTCTTTGCAGTGTCTGTGcataatgacatttttgttgcTGGTGAAGATGGCACTTAGGTGGGTGACTTTAGATGCcccccaggggagcaggagatacaatgaataataatgttcCTAATTATTATAAAGACACACAGTGAACAATAACCtctgttataataattataatagtgacacttacaggagacAGCGACACATCAATGCAGAGGGTGGCATGCTCCCTCTTGAGctcttcctgtaacataaagaaattaACAGTGTGAGACAAGGGCTggcaaattaatataatttattccaTATTTATCTAAATGTCTATTCTGCATTACTTACCAGATAGTAAATCATTATCCAGTAATGGATAATGTTCCCATTGATTGTGCTCGGGTCCAAAAAGTAGAGCAGTATAAACTGATCTCTGAAAAAGAGAAATCCCAGTGTTAATAACACATTGCTATTTTCCACCCTTACTTCCCTTGCACTTACCCCTGGCTCAATAGCAAATTATTCACAACATTTAATAAGACCATTTTTGTTATACTTACAAGATGACGTTGCTCCCATATtggacccggtagtgatgttctgcaaagaaaaacacatttccattaaacACTGAGCTAAAGGGGAAAGGAATTCTCATATAATAAAACTAAAGCTGCAACCTCAGcaactgataaataatataagattttaccgtaataagaggcgAGGGCCTCAAAATCTGTATCCTCCACCCTGAAATCCTCCAGGACGGAGTACAGtgactgtaaatgaaaaggaaaagcaTTAGGGACATAATACTAAATGCGTCTAAATGCTACTCATAGTCAGtctggcagggccgggccaaggtattttggcaccctaggcaagggcttcaatcagtgcccccacccggtcctgcattaccatttcccaccttactattcatgttgcccccatttgtacctgtgccaatgccaGTCAATCAATCAGATTGCacccaagcccccaatctgtacctgtgccagcatagcccaaaatatccatcatattgttacccccaatctgtgcatgtgccagcagcagccaaaaatccacaatatgtcccccaaatatgtatttgtgccagcaggagccaaaatatccacaatattgcctTCAAATATTTACTTGTGCTGCGCAGGCataagccaaaaatccatcatattgcccccaaatatgtgcctgtgccagcagcagccaaaaatctacaaaattgccccaaacatctgtgtactgtgccaacagccaccatattgccccatgtacctgtgccagcagcagccaatccctcatattgcccccaatcagTACCTGTGCCAatagcagccaaaaaatccaaaataatgcccCTACATATGTACCTTTGTCAGCaggagccaagagggaggtggggagtactTCTGCCTGCAGTACGAATAATGGGCAAGAGGGAGTTGGAACAGGCggtttataaagtttaaaaactattaaaggctaaGCATaccagagttttaaaaaaagaaattccccttaaaagtgcgcccccccatgattgccccctaggcaggcgcctactctgcctacccctagttccgggcctGCAGTCTGGCtttgaggagaatagagacagaaaaggTTTCTAtggtacatacatttttttctgaaaaagaaaataaatgtagtaaTTCGATTCCCTCAATGTCGGCTCCCACCTATGTCGAAAAggaagcagtgcagacagacagctgcttaagggTTAGGGcaaacgggcagattcagggagatttagtagcgTTGCTTCGTCGCccgtagtttcctcgtgaggcaacttcagacgacttcggaaaacaaatcggcGCGAGTGGCATGCCGCAGGcggtttttaattttagcaggcagaaggcagggggaagcagttcggggagattagtcgccccaaagaagaggcgattagtcgccaggcgactacatctctccaaatctgcccgtgtgccccaacCCTAAGGAGAGGTTATATAAAAGAGTGAATGGAAACAAAAGTTCAGATGagagagtatttttttttcactgaggcattaccaggagTGATGGAATTCTCTCTGTCTCGTTCATCTTCAAAACCTAAAGATACAAATGGACATAGTCAGACAAAATGAAGTCACagttaaagaggctgttcaccttttcaatttttctaatttgtcatttttgagttatttaggggcaaattcactaacgaagcgcctaacgctagcgttgggcattttcgttacttcgcaaattcactaacgaacgctggcgtaaattcgctagtgttactttgcacccttacgcctggcgaatttttgctacagatgtaactacgcaaattcactaacgcgcgcagtgtactgaacgctaccttttacgctagacttcctttgccacctcagaccaggcgaagtgcaatagagtagatagggattgcttgaaaaaaagttcaaattttttctaagtcccaaaaaacgctggcgttttttctataatatgggtgataggctgaaaaagatcaaaacattttttggggctccattccttcccccctacatttcctaactcatggcaacttaactatacagtgggcacatgtgtagggcaaaaaaaaatttttatttgatgttttgaaggtttcccaggcatttgtagtgattgtacgtattcctccattgaaatttgaatttggtgccgtatgcaaattaggcatcgctagcgtaacttcgctttgcttagcgaatcaacgctagtgcaacttcgtaaccttacgctacccctgtgcgcaacttcggattttagtgaatttgcggagcgctggcgaaactacgcctggcgaaactacgcctggctaagtgtggcgaagtgcggcgaagttgctcctggctcaactacgaatcttagtgaatttgccccttagctttttcttcagcagctctacagtttgcaattgcagtaatatagttgctagggtccaaattaccccagcaaccatgcactgatttgataaatagtagcaataacaataaatgtgtagccttacagagcattcattttttaaatggggtcagtgacccccatttgaaagctgggaatattcagaagaatgcaaataattcaaaattttaaaaataaacaatgaagatcaattgaaaagttgcttagcccaCTTTAAGGATAAACTCAATTGATAATGGTTAATGAAAGACTAACCAGTATACTTATAGATAAAAATGAGAAATTCAAGGAAATATGGTAACCGTGTTATCGATATTCCTTCCCAAATACAGAAACCCCTATGATCTTTTTGTAATCACTATATGATAGCAATATATGTTACACTTTATACTTTCTCAGATGTGGAATAACTAATACTTAACAGTTGTATTTCAGGTAATTCATTCAGCCTATAGAATTATCTTCTATTATGATACTTAAGGGACCTCGTGGAAACCACTGTAGAGCATGCAACGCTCGATACAAATGTTTCATAATACATAATATGCCGTCAAAGTtaatttcagtttatttatttctctttctttaatCAGCAGGTCCATTGGATTAAGAAAGGACCGACTCCATCTCTACTCTTCTCTCTTAACTCCTTTCCTCCAAGTAAATAATTTACTTGATGTTATTACATAACTGTTATAACTTCtcatttttcttaaaatgttaaaactcaataaaaactattgaaaagaaaagttgctcagaatttgccatactataacataataaaagttaactgaaaggtgaaccacccatttatttccttatctatattatcccatttgtatgaaacattgttccactCAATGAcaaaagcccattattaatgctgttgatggcaatggattggcttcttataaataccatatacagtaaacatatggGCTGATATGGACAAAGCCACGTAGGACTCCAACAAGAGAATTTAGAGCAGACTTGCTGAAGAAGAATTCATGAACTGAATCAATTGTATTTGCAAGATTACCTGTTAAAGGAGCTTTTCAGATCTTGAAAAATGTAGGGGCCGGCTCAAGGCCGGGGTACCCcaagggggtctccctaaggagaCCCTGGCTATCTCTTACACTTGTTCAGACGAGATGGATTTATCTGAACAAAGGAGAagccaaaaaataataaacccaGATGTTAAAAGGCAGGTGTAGCACCAAGTCGCAGTCCAAAAAGGCAGGAaaagcactgtagcaatctgtatagaaagagaataaaaaggcaagttaatgaatgtagcacttaatatttcctatataatacagagggagGCAGGCAGAGATCTATGTTAccctaaacttgagctttgcATCACTTCCAGAAGGTAATGGGCCTCAGTTTATAGAATTAAGCATTGGTGCAGTTGGAATGAGCACACAGTACATTGGTGCCATtcactccatgttttttttaagtaaggcCCAGTTATGCCCCTTGGGTGACTTGGCTAGAGAAGTACAGAATTCATAGAAAACTCAAAGCAAATACTTCTGATTGATCTACAGAAAGTGACTGGTTTGTTTGATATGGGGAATGACACACATGGCAGTAAATGAAGCTTGTTGTCCCCAGTTCATGGAAAGACTCATTGATCTGTTAGATCTCCAACTATTTCATACACTATTCATAGCAGGAATGCACCCGATCTACCATTTCAACTGAACTTATTAACTCTGCAACACATGATTAATATCTAGTTGCTAGGCTTCATGGCGTTAGCAACCAGGTGCCTAAATGTAAAAGAGCACTTGCCAATAGCAACAGATCAGCTATTCGCTTTTATTCATCACCACAATTTTTGGACTAAAGTACCTGCCCTATATACCCCCTATCTTTTATAGTTGTTTATAACTGTAGGCAATAAAACATTGTGACCTACCATGTACCCTGTTGCCCCCCTCATTTTGGCATTTGAAGGGAAAGAGCATGCATgagatttacaaataaatattattctttaaaaggaaaaagaattggGAATGATTAAATTTAGTTTTAtaaggtacataagagcagggcagatACCCGGGGTCAGAGGGGCAAAACTCTAAGAAACCTGTCGGTACTGGCAGGAAAAAATAAGTATGTTATGGTGAGGTGCAGGGGTCCCAAAATGTTTCCTGTTTATGGGGCACTAGTGGAAAATAAGAGTAGATATGCTGGCAGCCTGCATAACatccaaatcctgggtctgtgttacctaaccagcactaagattaaaggcagctccaaagcccattttaggggaaaaatctctAAGATCAGTGAGAGAAGCAACACCTGTTAGTCTGGGGAGGTGTCACTTAACTATTTCCCCTATTTTTTCTACTAATATAAGGGATATTTGGCAAAGAATccctcagagggaatatacacttatcACAGTGTtaaccaacggacaaaaccaactgtcaaaccctaggtATGCTCACCTCCCTTATATGGGATCCTGCTATTTGTCCCCTACTCATTTGCTATCACCCCCCCAACTGTCCaaatggcacgtgcctctgctgccAACTGTTGCTGTTGATACTGGGAACAAAAAGTAAGCACCTTATGGttggtacaggggtccccaaatgctaCCTATAGTAGGAAGTGGtcatatttgctggcagccctgcataaatGACAAATCCTGGGTCTGTATCTCCCAAGCAGCGCTTAGATTAAATGCATCTCCAAAACCagttttaggggaaaaatctccagattcactaaaatcagtgagaaaagCAACACCTGCTAGCCTGGGGGGGCATCACCCaactttcccctctttttttttgcactaaaataagggttatttgcCAAAAACtctctcagagggaatatacatttaacacagtgccaaccaacggacaaaaccaacaGTCTAATCCCTAGGGGTACAGTCACCTCTCTTACAGTATATGGGATCCTGCTATGTGTCCCCCAATCATTTGCTATCACCCCttaactgtccccatggcacgtgcctctgctgtCCTCCCCTAGTTCCACACTTTGATAAAGGgagcatgtatttagctacaatgttggtagaTAAGAGCAGGGCAGATACCCCAGGGCTGAGGGGCaaaactctaaggagcctgtTAATACTGGGAACAAAAATTAAGCACCTCATGGtgtagtacaggggtccccaaatgcaccaaaatcagtgAGAAAAGCAACACCCGCTAGTCTGGCGGCATCACCCAATTTCCCcctatttttttgcactaaaatcagggttatttggcaaaaaatctctcagagggaaagtttacttacctctcaccacaatgccaaccaacggactgaaccaactgtcgcATCCCCAGGTATG from Xenopus laevis strain J_2021 chromosome 5S, Xenopus_laevis_v10.1, whole genome shotgun sequence includes the following:
- the LOC121394279 gene encoding uncharacterized protein LOC121394279 isoform X1; the encoded protein is MNETERIPSLLSLYSVLEDFRVEDTDFEALASYYEHHYRVQYGSNVILDQFILLYFLDPSTINGNIIHYWIMIYYLEELKREHATLCIDVSLSPETPTEQQIWRQHLEYLRLQNTVQSHLLQLGMTFSEKEKKLQEAAHPPVGERLTLQKRVRKAIMKRLQRVWVMYLFTVNYPSSRDAPCCPVQFHFTSGHSDHFQSEQ
- the LOC121394279 gene encoding uncharacterized protein LOC121394279 isoform X2, with protein sequence MNETERIPSLLSLYSVLEDFRVEDTDFEALASYYEHHYRVQYGSNVILDQFILLYFLDPSTINGNIIHYWIMIYYLEELKREHATLCIDVSLSPETPTEQQIWRQHLEYLRLQNTVQSHLLQLGMTFSEKEKKLQEAAHPPVGERLTLQKRVRKAIMKRLQRVWHSTRKLACCHRSTATT